Genomic DNA from Chanos chanos chromosome 6, fChaCha1.1, whole genome shotgun sequence:
GTCCTCGCAACGTCATTTTCTAATCTGTAGTCGACAAATTCTGCCTGAGAATTGTGACtgctaatgtttttttcccccgcagCTTTGAGTGGAAAGGCATAGTGTTGAGTCACAATTCACAGAGCACTGAGGACAGCGAATGCACTGAGGGACTGATCTTTTTTATCTGATTGGACAGAAATGCTGCGAGAGCCTTTGAAAGAGTAAGGTGTATTAGAGATGCAGACTCTTCACTCTGCATATGATGTCTTTGAACACGGAACATACTTCTGTGTTATATGTTAAGGAATTCTCTCTGAATCTATATTTAGGCATAACGAGAGAGTGAAGATGACGGTCACTGTTTGTATAGTCTTTCTGTACtcgtagtgtggtgttgtgctgGTTTGATTAGAGTTTGTACATTTGGAAAAAACTTTGGTCTCTCTGATACTTAATCATCAGTTTAATAGTAGTCATATCACCATGGAAGAAATCTGAAGCATGATATTGTGGATATGATGgtggtgaatggatggatggatggatggatggatggatggatggattgacaGTGGAGggatagatggatgaatggatatGCTGCAGCTTTTAGAtaaatgtccacacacacacacacacacacacacacacacacacacatacacgaagagagagaggggagagagagaggcggaacaagagagagagttagggttGAAGTGAATTAGCAGTAGTTTAACAGTGAGCTGCTGCATAAAAAAATAGCATATTAAataacacatagacacaaaacaAGACTCTGAACCTATCAATAATGCAAATCAACATCCCTCACAAGAGGGAGAAAAATTTTCCCTTCTCTagcattttcagtcatttacactgaaaaggtaaaacagaagacaaactgGATAGCATTACAACTCACTATAGATCAGTCCTGGAATTTAAATTACATGCAATGTCAGCTCAAAaatttacatcacatttaaaaacCTACAATTCTATTAAGAATTCTACAATTTAACTCAAACTTCTCTGCAGAAACTTATCGCACCTTATCAAATATAAATTATCATCATACCATATTGCTATGGAGTGATCTTTGAGAAACTACTGCCTGTTCCTTTCCGCTCTGGCCAGTTCTAAAGTGCGCTGCTGATTCCAGCTGATGCTGCTGGTTGATTGGTTGTGGTTTCAGTTGGAACCCTTCCCCTGCTTTCCTGTGAGGACGGAGAGCAGTGGGTGAATCACTCCACCCAGTTTAGCATCATTAGATGCCCCAGGGCAACAATTTAGCCCTCATTACTTTCAGATGGATGGACGGTGACTaaggccatttttttttaactttgattCCTTGAGGTGACAATTCAGTGGTCTACCAGCAGGTGTGAACTTACATATAATATCTCAATAATGAAGAAAGTCGCGCCAGTGTAtttaaatgagtttgtgtgtgcacgtgtgtgtgtgtgtgtgtgtgtgtgtgtgcatgtggctATATGTTTCTACCTGCATGTTTCtctatgcgtgtgtctgtatctgtatgtgtatgcgtgtgcatgtatgtatgtgtgtgtgtgcgcatgtgtttgtgtgtgtgcatgtgcatgtgtgtgtgagtgtgcatgtatatgtatgtgtgtgtgtgtgtgtgcacgtgtgtgtgattgtgtgtgtgcgtgtggcgtgtgtgtgtgtgtgtgcgtgtctggtAGAAACTGTGCTTCAGTGGCATTTGGAGTTGAAAGAAAGGTCAGTGACACCCCTGTAGGGTATTCAGCTTGGATCTTGCTTTGATTGACCTTTCCAGTGTACTGGTATTTTTGAGATTTATAAAGTCCTCTCACCACACCCCGTTCCCCTGTAGCTCTGACTAACCTTATCAGGAGACCCAACAGAGAGTCAGCAGGCACATAATGACCTCCATCCGACCTGTTGGATATTCGCTGCTCACGCACAACACAACCATGGATTCTGGTAttgtgaaaacagaacaaatctccttttgtttttctttttaggatCCATCATTTTCATTGCAGCATAAGAGTTCAATAATGATATTACTGCCTCAGATCTACTACGTGATCCTACCTCATGGGCGAAGGGTTTCATTGAATGTTGTTAAATCATGTGTAATTGAGTAACACACATATCTGTTTCTATAGTGTATTGGTTGATGaagcagatagatagatagatagatagatagatagatagatagatagatagatagatagatagatagatagatagatagatagatagatagatagactgacaGATGAGAGGTAGGTGATGTCATGTAGGCATCACTGCACTGGCACCATTAAACTACTTTAGTTCTGTCTTGTTTACCCAAAGGCGTTTCTTATTTAATCTGTTTTGATTTCACATAGTTTTACTTGTGTTTGGATAAAATTGTGCTGACCTTTGTTATGAAAATAGATTGGTGTGCTTAGTTTTGCTGTGCCAGGATAAGAGAGGGTGAGGACTGACTGACAGGTGCAGATTTGATGTTTGTTAATGATTTACCCGAAAGCATAGGCAGTTTTGAGTTCTCATGGGTCAgctgactttaaaaaaaagtcacagttaGGTGAGTGACACAAATTTAACGCTGAACAAAAGTGGGAAAACACTCAAAGATATGTGCAACTGACTCCCATCTGTCACCCGTATCAATCACTCACAGCAGCAGGatcccacagagacacagtatgTATGTGAAATCAGATTAAGAGCAAGCAGACACAAAATATTCAAAGGCTTAAAGCAGAACCATCATAACCACTCATAATTGCAGCCCTTTTCCATTTAAAGTGATCCCTTCAGCACCGTGTACTTAGCCAGTGCATCAAGCATGAGGGTTTTAGGGATTACTACATTCTGCATGGGTTTTCTCtttaatatgaaaacaaatatgagTCCACTTGTGTGTCAATAGCAAATTCAGGTTAtcgggtggaaaaaaaaaagatttcaaggATCATTTCTTAATACAGGCAGTGGATTATACACATATGGCCACATCTAGAACAGTTTCTTATTTTGGAGATGAAAAAATTTTCCACACACATAATACCGGCTGCTGAGCTGCATGGGAATTTTCAAACATACAGAATGTGTTTCCCTTCATTGGTGAATAAAATTAAATGGAATTAGCCTAAATCACATATTCCTCAAAATTGCTGTTTACTTTACACGGCTTTTTGTCATTCTTATGCAATGTGCTAATAACTGTGAGATcactgtgattgtgtttttgttacacAGGCTGAAATCCTGCAGACGAAGGAGGGAGTTCAGTCGCCTACATTATTCAATATCCTCACAGCATTTTACCCACAATGACTGTAAACAGCATGCTGGATTGCAAGCCTTTTAATATACAATATCAGCATTTACTGCACAGTGccgctgtgtgtatgtttgggttgtgtctgtttgtgtctgatccCTTCaaagatatcaaaacaaaaggGAAGGGGCGGGACTAACTTATCTTATTACCAGCACAATAGATTTAGTACTGCATGGTGAGTGACAGCTGCCCTGACATGGATGGACAGCTGTTGACTGAAGAGGAAGAACAATGCTGTCATACAGGCTTGAGGCTTTGGAAGACAcagtgggtgtctgtgtgtgagtgtgtgtgtgtgtgtgtgtgtgtgtgtgtacgcacagaCAGGAGTGTAGAGCAGCAGCATTGGGAAGCTGCAGCTCTGATTGCGTAACTGTACTCGTTTTGCTCTGTAGGCTTCAGATACAGCATAGTAAGACATTCTGGCTTGTATGGATATCTTTAATGGTCAGTCAAGTGAGAGCACATCACGTCTTCACTGTCCGTGACCCATTAAGCCTTGGACACTGCCTGGGAacgtctctctctttgattaaCCAGTGACCCTCATTAAAGTTCAGTGCCACTCTAATTATTTGTGGTGACATGCAGCTTTACATGTATATTTAAAGAATAGAACTGTaattcttcctcctcttcttcttgaTCTTGAACTTCTGTTCATCTCAGTGTGATTATTGTTTAATGAGGTTTGAGTCGCACACACACCTTAGTTCTAAGAGTTCTCAGGCCAGGGACTGTTGCCTTTAGCTGAGATGTTGATGTCACTCCAGTGCTaagatgaatgagtgatgaatgaatgtgtggtatacttttttttttcttttcttttctttgagagtgtgtcaccccctctctctgcaggaggaGGACATGCCCGAGGAGGTGAACATTGACGAGCTGCTGGACCTGCCCAGTGATGAAGAGAGGGCACAAAGACTGCAGGTACAGATGCCACACAGTCCCCTGCTTCACTGAGCACAGAATCATTCATGCAGAAAACCCAAAGTAACTTAAAAGACTGAGCCTCCCACTCTAAAAATAGCCTTACACCATCACGAAACTGATCAAAATGACCCAGGCATtttgatcacacacacgcacacacacacacacacgcgcacacacaaactgtatatGTAGTTTTTGTTGGGAGTAGATACTTTGGTGATACATTGGTGTACATTGGTGCCACTGGTGAGATATTTGACTGACTTtgagttattgttgttgtcgttcTTGGTTTTTCAGGATATTCTCCACACCTGTAATAACAACACAGAGGTATGAGAACATCTCTTCCTCTTGGCTCAGAGCATGTATCATGGAGACCAATGTAGAGACAGTCAGCTGaaattaacattcattttttcccaCTTTGAGCGCCTGACTGTTATGATCAAAATGCTTACAAATAGCATACAAATGCCTCACATCACTCTttcaatcctctctctctctctctctctctctctctctctgctttctccatCCACTCTTTCTTGTCAGCCTGGCAGTAACTGACACTCCTCTGAACAATAACACTACATGGTATAACAAAGCTAGTCTGTCCCTTTCTGCACAAAGCCCATCTGTCAGGAAGGCTGCGCCCCCTTCTGTTTTAGCATTTTGCCAAGAATCGTTCAGACAGAAAACATCCAGTTTAAACTGCAACTCTGACCTTCAAAAACAGCTTTACACCACCAGACTGAACAAGGCATTACTCagtcacaaaatgtttttgctcAGTAACTGCTTTATGATTGCCTTATAAAGAGTACATGATTGCCCAGCATGGAGTGGTGACCTGAAATCTTTGTTCTACTGCCCTCTACTGACAAAACTAGagaaacaaagctttttttgtaGGAAAGAGTAAAATGTTTTCTCATTGAGTGTCATTTCATTActatttttagttttataaaaatatttatttttcatacacTAATATATAAATTTTTGGGCATTGAAAGttgcatgttgtgtgttgttacCATACAATTACTGATCTCgctgtgtattttctctctgtaaggCAGAGGATGTGCTTTTGCTAATAGTCTGCTTTGTTCTCAGGTCTTCATTAAAGAGCTAGTGTTAAAACTGCATGGGCTGCAGAAGCAGGAGGACCTTCACAATGACGGCATTGAGCATGCTCAGCTCCACATCTTCTCTGACCGCGAGGGTTCCACTGAAACTGAACTGCACTGAATCCCCTTTTTGACACCTTTCCGCCAACCCGCTACAGTCCTGAGCTAAcgttgtcaaaaaaaaaacaaaaaacacatccaaacacagagGTTCAGTGAGATGCATGCACAAGAATCCACGGGGTACATTTCAAAAAgtcataaataaacagacacacactcgcacgTGCATGTACACGTGTGCGCgcatactcagacacacacacaggcatgcaaacacacacacacggatgcacaGGTccgcccaacacacacacttacacacatgtacacacacacacaaacacacatgtacacacactcacagatatatatatatatatatatatatatatatacatacatacatacacacataaacacaggccCTGGTTGCACACACTGTATGTCCTTTCTGTTCCTGGACATTCATATAAGTTTACTTTAGGGATTTGACCATGCCATGTCATAACAAaatatgattattattactattattttacTGTTGCAATGACATTGCCTAGTCAAGAGTAAAAAAGCTTGTGCCACtggtatgtatatattttagTATATATTTTTCCCATTTATCTGTGCTTTGAATCTTAATTTTGAATGTTGACCATTCAGGGCTTTTTACTTTTCTGTAAGGACCCCAGACATGACATATCTTCTCCTAATGGGTGTGCCATCATTTAAGAACCCCAATACATGACCAAAGATTAATTTTTTTCCAATATGAAACATATCACATGAGACATACAATAGAGTCACATTTGTCCCTGTCCTCTGACCTCTTTTCCATGACTGTCCTTTatctttaaactgtttttgtgaGCGAACTGAAATGTTCACCGGGTTAGAGTGCATCCGTTAGTTGAAGAAAGTGGACCAAGCTGTTTCAGTATTAGACACCCCTGTAAACTAGAGCAGTGTTTTCAGTCCCAGTGTCACCCTTCCCATGCATGTTATTCTAAAGGTTCTATCCAGACAGGCTTGAATTCAGCTGCTCAGCTGAGCAACAGGCAGGTGGGCTGCAGATGAGCTAAAACAAACAGGTCCACAACAGTGCGATACAGGAGGACTGGGTTGAGAAATGCTGTTCTGGAGTATttgcctgtttctttttctttctttttttttaatgttgtgtcaTCATTGCTTGGTAGTTACGAAGTGGAACTCAAATTTCGGTTTGTAAAGAGTGGAGTGTCTGAGGTCCATTTATATTTTACAGATATtcccccaccccacaccaccAGATGTTAATCATATATCTATCCTAAGTTATTGAAGAAGTTGTCAGCgtgttcctttttaaaaaattttctCTATTAAAATTACAtggtgttattttatttattggcTTCAGCCACTCTCTATGCTGCTCGAGAACCTAATTCATACAACTCTTTATTCACGTTCCAATCAAACATTCACATCTATAAAGCATGTAATGTGTTACACTGCATACCGGCTTGCTCTGATACTCAGTTATGATCACTGTCATTATCGATCTATCGATCTGTCAATACAGTGCCATATCTTCATTGTCGCTATGGTAATTCAAAGAGGCAATACAGCCTAGACTGATAATACAGCCTACTACAGCTCTTTTGTACAGTATTTGCCAAGCTGTGTTAATAACAAGAATAAGACATGTCCTTGTGTTTTGAATATTGTAATTAAGCAGTCATTTAAAGGCATGAAAGGCCCACTGCTCCAGTGCTAGAAACACCTCAGGGTTTTTTCCTACCTTATTCAACCATTTATAAATTGGCTGTTGCCCAACGATCAGTTGTAATCTTTGTatggtttttttggttgttgttacTGTGCTTTAAAATAAAGAGTTTGGATCTTAGCATTCCTGAGATGTGTAATTAATACTGAAAATCTGCGTACATGTCCAAACTGTGTTGTGGATACAATGCCTTAACAAGGATTAACTGTTCAACACAGTTTATATGCTCATAACTTCAGCTGTCAAGTTTTATCCCATCTAAAAGTTTCCAAGGTTACGCCAATTCCTACCTGGGCCAGCAGGGGTCAGAAAAGTACAATCAAGTAGCAAGAGTCCGTCTTTGCCTTGTAAAAGGTATAgtctgatctctgtgtttgtagggCAGATATCTATTCATCATTGGTCTTCCTTTTCATTTGCATCATAGTGTTTTAAAACAACCTCAGAAAATCTATGTTCTCAGGTCTATGCACTGAACAGGAATGTCCATATATGCAAAAGAACTTCAGAATTAGAGCTTTTGacagtttaaaagattttagaTATTCTTCCTCTTGACTGTGTATATATCAGATTTAATGTAAACCCACAGCTTATTCAACACAATAGGAAATATGAATTCTAGTAGATTCTCATAACTTATGGATTCTTTCGTGTGAGTATACAATTCgatgggtttgttgtttgataGATAAAGTGTTTGTGGTAAGAAACAAAAGACTTGTGATGTccaatttataatttataataatgGGAAGAGTGAAAAATccaacatttctctctttaagTGCAGCAGCTGTATGTGGAAACTTAATTTACATACACCTTTTCATTGCTAAGACAAGGCTGATTCAACCATCATAAAGCTGCTGGTGAGGGCCAACAGTAAGTAAATCTAACAGTATAAATTTGAATATTACAACTAACACGCACAATTTAATATatcagttgtgttgtgttagggCTGAAAATTCTGTACAGGGTGCTGTCCAGCCTCCCTCTCTACAGAGAGCTGTGCATTCACAAA
This window encodes:
- the ppp1r14ab gene encoding protein phosphatase 1, regulatory (inhibitor) subunit 14Ab — its product is MAANRVGRRYNSKVHSPNRGAGREPGLAVQKRQARVTVKYNRKELQRRLDVEKWIDSGLDELYLGREEDMPEEVNIDELLDLPSDEERAQRLQDILHTCNNNTEVFIKELVLKLHGLQKQEDLHNDGIEHAQLHIFSDREGSTETELH